One Clostridium estertheticum DNA segment encodes these proteins:
- the rlmD gene encoding 23S rRNA (uracil(1939)-C(5))-methyltransferase RlmD has protein sequence MKSKNRIDNYVVPVEKNEDYIMTIDNMGYEGEGVGKIDNFTVFVAGAIIGEKVKVKIVKISKSFAFGKLLEIIETSSNRIEPVCSIYKNCGGCNLQHIDYKGQLDFKTNRVIQVINRIGKLEDVIIHPTIGMESPYNYRNKVQLPVSNKNGQVNIGFYAARSHDIINMETCHIQDKVADVVVKLTRQWIKEYNVQSYNEENHQGSLRHIMIRKGFKTGEVMVVVVTNGKSLPHKEEFIALITKKIQGIVSIVQNINSEKTNVILGASCITLWGKDTITDYIGEFKFEVSPLSFFQVNSIQTEVLYSKVLEYANLSGGEVVLDAYCGTGTISLFLSQKAKVVYGVEIVPEAIENAKINAIENKVNNTEFIVGEAEKVIPKLISQGIRADVVVVDPPRKGCDKILLEAIASMGPITVVYVSCDPGTLARDLGILDELGYKTIEIQPVDMFPQTAHVECVALIRKK, from the coding sequence ATGAAAAGTAAGAATAGAATTGATAATTATGTTGTTCCAGTTGAAAAAAACGAGGACTATATAATGACTATAGATAACATGGGATACGAGGGTGAAGGGGTAGGTAAGATAGACAACTTTACCGTGTTTGTAGCTGGTGCAATTATAGGTGAAAAGGTAAAAGTAAAAATTGTTAAGATTTCTAAAAGTTTTGCCTTTGGTAAATTATTAGAGATAATAGAAACATCAAGTAATAGAATAGAGCCAGTTTGCAGTATATATAAGAACTGTGGAGGTTGTAATCTACAACATATAGATTACAAGGGGCAATTAGATTTTAAAACTAATAGAGTAATACAGGTTATAAACAGAATAGGGAAATTAGAAGATGTGATAATACATCCTACAATAGGAATGGAGAGTCCCTATAATTATAGAAATAAGGTTCAATTACCTGTGTCAAATAAAAATGGTCAAGTAAACATTGGTTTTTATGCAGCAAGAAGTCATGACATAATAAACATGGAAACCTGCCATATTCAAGATAAGGTGGCAGATGTTGTGGTAAAGCTTACAAGACAATGGATAAAAGAGTATAATGTCCAAAGTTATAATGAGGAAAATCACCAAGGATCACTTCGCCATATTATGATTAGAAAAGGCTTTAAAACAGGAGAAGTAATGGTGGTGGTGGTTACTAATGGTAAAAGCCTTCCACATAAAGAAGAATTTATAGCACTAATTACTAAAAAGATTCAAGGGATTGTCAGTATAGTACAAAATATAAATAGTGAAAAAACAAATGTAATACTAGGAGCTAGCTGCATAACACTATGGGGAAAAGATACTATAACTGATTATATAGGAGAATTTAAATTTGAAGTCTCTCCACTGTCATTTTTCCAAGTTAATTCAATTCAAACAGAAGTACTGTATAGTAAGGTGCTAGAATATGCAAATTTAAGTGGTGGAGAAGTGGTGCTGGATGCTTATTGCGGTACGGGAACCATATCCTTATTTCTATCTCAGAAGGCGAAAGTGGTATACGGCGTAGAGATAGTACCAGAAGCCATTGAAAATGCTAAAATAAATGCTATTGAAAACAAAGTAAATAATACAGAATTTATAGTAGGTGAGGCAGAAAAAGTTATTCCAAAACTTATTAGTCAGGGAATACGTGCTGACGTAGTGGTAGTTGACCCACCAAGAAAGGGTTGTGATAAAATTCTTTTAGAAGCCATTGCTAGTATGGGACCTATTACTGTAGTTTATGTTTCTTGTGACCCAGGTACTCTAGCTCGCGACTTAGGAATTTTAGATGAACTTGGATATAAGACTATAGAGATTCAGCCTGTAGACATGTTTCCTCAGACGGCTCATGTGGAATGTGTTGCGTTAATACGGAAGAAATAG
- a CDS encoding DUF1540 domain-containing protein, translated as MNGALSCTATNCVNNISSICSARTIHVSGSDAHSSEETQCENFAEKGLKNSLINVLNMNVIGELKQTFNSESIEMSPRIRCEAKNCKHNEDKTCLADNIVVYGKDALSNEKTECETFEE; from the coding sequence ATGAACGGAGCTTTAAGTTGTACTGCAACCAATTGTGTTAATAATATATCATCAATATGCTCAGCGAGGACTATCCATGTTTCGGGTTCTGATGCCCATAGTAGCGAGGAAACACAGTGTGAGAATTTTGCTGAAAAGGGATTAAAGAATTCATTAATTAATGTGCTCAATATGAATGTGATAGGAGAATTAAAACAAACATTTAATAGTGAATCAATAGAGATGAGTCCAAGGATTAGATGTGAAGCTAAAAATTGTAAACATAATGAAGATAAAACATGCTTAGCAGATAATATTGTAGTATATGGGAAAGATGCTTTAAGTAATGAAAAAACAGAATGTGAGACCTTCGAAGAATAA
- the pyk gene encoding pyruvate kinase — MKKTKIICTVGPASDNSETIRSLINAGMDVSRHNFSHGDHAEHKIRMDLVKELRVELNKHIAIILDTKGPEIRTGNFAAGKVELKEGSKFTVVCGEEVIGDETICSVTYTKLYEDVKPNDTILIDDGLVGLIVKEIKGKRIECLVANTGMIGNHKGVNVPGVSIKLPALTEQDIEDLKFGVTQEVDIVAASFIRKATDVLDIRRILNENGGADIQIFSKIENREGVNNIDDIIKFSDGIMVARGDLGVEIPTEEVPIVQKMIIEKCNAAGKAVITATQMLDSMMRNPRPTRAEASDVANAIFDGTDAIMLSGETANGKYPVEAVIIMSKIAQTAENALNYAENLKKKIKSHIPNVPNAISLATCNTAMELNASAIITATQSGNTARKVSAYRPECPVIAVTPYEKVARSLALNWGVISICAEKVESTDELIDNSVNIALEAGYVEKGDLVVIAAGIPANFVGSTNMMKVHIVGDILLQGKGNISASACGTAYYVKSAKEANDTMLDGDILVVQTLSREYIDILDRVSGIIVEEDELSSSVVIECTSRGIPIIYNATGAEEIIKTGSFITMDAARGIVYSGRANIKY; from the coding sequence ATGAAAAAAACTAAAATTATATGTACAGTAGGACCAGCTAGTGACAATAGTGAAACTATAAGAAGCTTAATCAATGCAGGAATGGATGTTTCAAGGCATAATTTTTCTCACGGAGACCATGCCGAACATAAGATAAGAATGGACTTAGTAAAAGAGCTTAGAGTTGAACTTAATAAACACATTGCTATAATACTTGATACTAAAGGACCAGAAATCAGAACAGGGAATTTTGCAGCTGGTAAAGTTGAGCTAAAAGAAGGCTCTAAATTTACAGTTGTTTGTGGTGAAGAAGTTATTGGAGATGAAACTATTTGCTCAGTTACATATACTAAACTATATGAAGATGTTAAACCTAACGATACTATACTAATAGATGATGGCTTAGTTGGACTTATAGTGAAAGAAATAAAAGGCAAAAGAATAGAATGTCTTGTTGCTAATACTGGTATGATAGGTAACCATAAAGGCGTTAATGTACCTGGAGTTTCAATAAAGTTGCCTGCACTTACAGAGCAAGATATTGAAGATTTAAAATTTGGAGTTACCCAGGAAGTTGATATTGTTGCAGCTTCTTTTATAAGAAAAGCTACGGACGTACTTGATATAAGACGTATACTTAACGAAAATGGTGGAGCAGATATACAAATATTCTCTAAGATAGAAAATAGAGAAGGAGTTAACAATATCGATGATATAATTAAATTCTCTGACGGTATTATGGTGGCAAGAGGAGATCTAGGCGTTGAAATTCCTACTGAAGAAGTTCCAATAGTTCAAAAAATGATTATTGAGAAATGTAATGCTGCTGGAAAGGCAGTTATAACAGCTACTCAAATGTTAGATTCTATGATGAGAAATCCAAGACCAACTAGAGCAGAGGCATCAGACGTTGCAAATGCAATATTTGATGGTACAGATGCTATAATGCTCAGTGGTGAAACTGCTAATGGTAAATATCCTGTTGAGGCAGTAATTATAATGTCTAAAATAGCGCAAACTGCTGAAAATGCTCTTAATTATGCTGAAAACTTAAAGAAGAAGATAAAATCTCATATTCCTAATGTACCAAATGCTATTAGTTTAGCTACTTGTAATACAGCTATGGAATTAAATGCTTCAGCTATTATTACTGCAACCCAAAGTGGAAATACAGCTAGAAAAGTTTCAGCTTACAGACCAGAATGCCCTGTTATAGCAGTTACTCCTTATGAAAAGGTAGCTAGAAGTTTGGCATTAAACTGGGGTGTAATTTCAATATGCGCAGAAAAAGTAGAATCTACAGATGAGCTTATAGATAATTCAGTGAATATTGCACTAGAAGCGGGCTATGTAGAAAAGGGAGATTTAGTAGTTATTGCTGCTGGAATTCCAGCGAATTTTGTAGGTAGCACAAATATGATGAAGGTTCACATTGTTGGAGATATATTACTTCAAGGTAAAGGAAATATAAGTGCATCAGCTTGTGGTACTGCTTATTATGTAAAAAGCGCAAAAGAGGCAAATGATACTATGCTAGATGGAGATATTTTAGTAGTGCAAACATTAAGCAGAGAATATATCGACATATTAGATAGAGTTTCTGGAATTATTGTAGAAGAAGACGAATTAAGCTCAAGTGTTGTTATTGAATGTACATCAAGAGGAATTCCAATAATATATAATGCAACTGGAGCTGAAGAAATTATTAAAACTGGTTCATTTATAACAATGGATGCTGCTAGAGGTATTGTTTATAGCGGTAGGGCTAATATAAAATACTAA
- the pfkA gene encoding 6-phosphofructokinase, with protein sequence MKTIAVLTSGGDAPGMNAALRAVVRMSIYKGIRVMGVQRGYSGLINGELFEMDRRSVSDIIHKGGTILRTARCEEFKTPEGREKAANVLRVFGIDGLVVIGGDGSFTGAQYLSEMGIATVGIPGTIDNDLAYTEYAIGFDTALNTVLDAINKIRDTSSSHERISVVEVMGRNCGDIALYAGIGGGAEKVIIPEKGYEIDDLCKTIFEGKLRGKMHNLIILAEGVGGANELAKEIEEITGIESRATILGHIQRGGSPSGFDRMLASRMGVAAVEVLMEGKSGRVIGMRDGKIIDEDINTSLAMPRKLDEELYEISKILSY encoded by the coding sequence ATGAAAACAATTGCGGTATTAACAAGTGGAGGAGACGCACCAGGAATGAATGCGGCCCTTAGAGCAGTAGTTAGAATGTCAATATATAAAGGCATAAGAGTTATGGGTGTACAAAGAGGATATAGTGGACTTATAAACGGTGAACTTTTTGAAATGGATAGACGTTCTGTTTCTGATATAATTCATAAAGGTGGAACTATTCTTAGAACTGCCCGTTGTGAGGAATTTAAAACTCCAGAAGGAAGAGAAAAAGCAGCTAATGTACTAAGAGTCTTTGGCATTGATGGCCTGGTGGTAATTGGAGGAGATGGTTCTTTCACAGGAGCACAGTATTTATCAGAAATGGGTATTGCAACAGTTGGTATTCCTGGAACTATAGATAATGATTTGGCTTATACTGAATATGCTATAGGCTTTGATACAGCATTAAATACAGTACTTGATGCTATAAATAAGATAAGAGATACTTCAAGTTCCCATGAAAGAATTAGTGTAGTTGAGGTAATGGGAAGAAATTGTGGAGACATAGCCTTATATGCCGGAATTGGTGGCGGGGCTGAAAAAGTAATTATTCCTGAAAAAGGGTATGAAATAGATGATTTATGCAAAACTATATTTGAAGGTAAACTCAGAGGCAAAATGCACAATCTAATAATACTCGCTGAAGGCGTAGGCGGAGCAAATGAGCTTGCTAAGGAAATTGAAGAGATAACAGGAATAGAATCCAGAGCTACCATACTCGGGCATATTCAAAGAGGTGGAAGTCCAAGTGGCTTTGATAGAATGCTTGCTTCAAGAATGGGAGTAGCAGCAGTAGAAGTTCTTATGGAAGGTAAATCAGGAAGAGTAATTGGTATGAGAGATGGCAAAATAATTGATGAAGATATCAATACTTCACTAGCAATGCCAAGAAAATTAGACGAAGAACTATATGAAATATCAAAAATTCTTTCTTATTAG
- a CDS encoding DNA polymerase III subunit alpha, with protein sequence MKESEDLGSFVHLHVHTEYSLLDGSGKIKELIAKTKELGMKSLAITDHGAMYGCVEFYKQAKEQGIKPIIGCEIYVAAKSMNIKEADRENDTHHLVLLVKNALGYENLMQIVSAASIKGFYYKPRVDFEFLSKYSEGIIASSACLGGEIQRHLLRDNYEKAKEIALKYREIFKDGFYLELQYHGMQDQLKVNELLIKLSKDTGIPLICSNDTHYINKEDAKAHDVLLCIQTAKTVDDENRMRYPSDEFYLKSPGEMEKTFSYVPEALSNTVKIAEQCNFDYEFHVSKLPKFPLPDDVEPYEFLREYCYKGMASLYKVFSAVEEKGFSIEYINEIAEGNAEAMEYVVRLEYELNIIKQMGYIDYFLIVWDFIKFAVEHDIPTGPGRGSAAGSIVAYALGITKIDPIKYSLIFERFLNPERVSMPDIDSDFCYEGRQAVIDYVVDKYGTNNVSQIITFGTMAPRACIRDVGRAMNYSYAEVDRIAKMIPTVIGITINKALEMNAELNALYEDDIRVEALIDIARALEGLPRHSSTHAAGVVIASQPLVNYVPLQKNEEMIVTQFPMGTLEELGLLKMDFLGLRTLTVMRDCVDFIKDNRNVALDIDDLDIEDHKVYKMIGEGKTVGIFQLESAGMTSFMKELKPDNLEDIIAGISLYRPGPMAEIPRYIRNKNSMDKVEYETPQLEEILGVTYGVMVYQEQVMEIVRKLAGYSMGRSDLVRRAMSKKKHKVMEEERYNFIHGIVRVDGTIEVEGCLRNGITETAANRIFDQMMDFASYAFNKSHAAAYAVVGYQTAYLMCYYPTEFIAAMLNSVKGASEKIAFYTRYAVQIGIGVLPPSINESFAGFTVKGDTIRFGLTALKNVGVNVIDSIVKNREEKGNFTGFMDFCNKIDTSCVSKRAVESLIKAGAFDDFKIHRSQLLAIYEKVLDGVNNDRKRNISGQINLFLDFENDYNNFEIEYPNIKEFKKKHLLAMEKEMTGIYLSGHPLDEYEETLKIQTDTRISDIVVDESLEEGNELLNESFKLQDGDKVIIGGIISTVSKKVTKNNTMMAFISLEDLYASVEVIVFPKTFEKYKSLIEEDEIVIIKGRVSIREEEQPKILCEDIKPLLKINSEKIYILIENETMMKDTLKKLKQNLSIYRGYTPVFLCTKEPRKMYAVDKALWLNEETDTMEVLRGIFGESNVKIQ encoded by the coding sequence ATAAAAGAGAGTGAAGACTTAGGCAGTTTTGTTCATCTTCATGTGCATACAGAGTATAGTTTGCTGGATGGCTCAGGGAAGATTAAAGAGCTTATTGCTAAAACAAAGGAACTGGGGATGAAGAGTCTTGCTATAACAGACCATGGAGCAATGTATGGCTGTGTTGAATTTTATAAGCAAGCAAAAGAGCAGGGAATTAAACCTATTATTGGTTGTGAAATATATGTAGCAGCTAAATCTATGAATATAAAAGAAGCGGATAGGGAGAATGATACTCATCATTTAGTGCTTTTAGTTAAGAATGCATTGGGTTATGAAAATTTGATGCAGATTGTATCAGCAGCTTCCATTAAGGGTTTTTATTATAAACCAAGGGTTGATTTTGAATTTTTATCAAAGTATAGTGAGGGGATAATTGCTAGTAGTGCTTGTCTTGGTGGTGAAATTCAAAGACATCTTCTACGGGATAATTACGAAAAAGCTAAGGAAATAGCTTTAAAATATAGAGAAATATTCAAAGATGGTTTCTACTTAGAATTACAATATCATGGTATGCAGGACCAACTTAAGGTCAATGAACTTTTAATTAAACTTTCAAAGGATACAGGAATCCCTTTAATTTGTAGCAATGATACTCATTATATAAATAAAGAAGATGCTAAGGCTCATGATGTGCTCTTATGTATTCAAACAGCGAAAACTGTGGATGATGAAAATAGAATGAGATACCCTTCTGATGAATTTTATTTAAAATCTCCAGGAGAAATGGAAAAGACCTTTTCTTATGTTCCAGAGGCTCTAAGTAATACAGTGAAAATTGCAGAGCAGTGTAATTTTGATTACGAATTTCATGTTTCTAAATTACCTAAGTTTCCATTGCCAGATGATGTAGAGCCTTACGAATTTCTAAGAGAATATTGCTACAAGGGCATGGCATCGCTTTATAAAGTATTTAGTGCGGTGGAGGAAAAGGGTTTTTCTATAGAATATATAAATGAAATAGCTGAAGGGAATGCAGAAGCTATGGAGTATGTAGTCAGACTGGAATATGAACTTAATATAATAAAGCAAATGGGATATATAGATTATTTTCTTATAGTATGGGATTTTATAAAGTTTGCAGTAGAACATGATATTCCAACAGGTCCTGGTCGTGGCTCTGCTGCAGGTTCTATAGTAGCTTATGCCTTAGGTATAACTAAGATAGACCCTATAAAATATAGTTTGATTTTTGAGAGGTTTCTAAATCCAGAGCGAGTTTCAATGCCAGATATAGATTCAGATTTTTGCTATGAAGGACGTCAAGCTGTAATTGATTATGTAGTGGATAAATATGGAACAAACAATGTATCACAAATCATAACCTTTGGAACCATGGCTCCAAGAGCTTGTATAAGAGATGTTGGAAGGGCTATGAATTATTCTTATGCAGAGGTAGATAGAATTGCTAAGATGATTCCAACTGTAATTGGTATAACTATAAATAAAGCCCTTGAGATGAATGCAGAGCTTAACGCCTTATATGAGGATGATATACGGGTTGAAGCACTTATAGATATTGCAAGGGCCTTAGAGGGACTTCCAAGGCACAGTTCTACTCATGCGGCGGGAGTAGTTATTGCCTCACAGCCATTAGTAAATTATGTTCCCCTTCAGAAAAATGAAGAAATGATAGTAACACAATTTCCTATGGGAACTTTGGAGGAACTTGGACTTTTGAAAATGGACTTTTTAGGACTTCGAACGCTTACAGTTATGAGGGATTGTGTTGACTTCATAAAAGATAATAGAAATGTAGCTTTAGACATAGATGATTTAGACATTGAGGATCACAAGGTCTACAAGATGATTGGAGAAGGGAAAACTGTAGGGATATTTCAATTAGAATCTGCAGGAATGACCAGCTTTATGAAGGAACTTAAGCCAGACAATTTAGAAGATATTATCGCTGGTATAAGTTTGTATAGACCAGGTCCTATGGCGGAAATTCCACGCTATATAAGAAATAAGAATAGTATGGATAAGGTAGAATATGAAACCCCGCAATTAGAAGAAATTCTTGGTGTTACCTATGGCGTAATGGTGTATCAAGAGCAAGTAATGGAGATTGTTAGAAAACTTGCTGGGTATTCCATGGGAAGATCAGACCTTGTACGTCGTGCTATGTCTAAAAAGAAGCACAAGGTTATGGAAGAAGAACGATATAACTTTATCCATGGAATAGTGCGGGTCGATGGAACCATAGAAGTAGAAGGTTGTTTAAGAAATGGGATTACAGAAACGGCGGCAAATCGTATATTTGATCAAATGATGGATTTCGCGTCGTATGCATTTAATAAATCCCATGCCGCAGCTTACGCAGTGGTAGGTTACCAAACTGCATATTTAATGTGTTATTATCCTACAGAATTTATAGCTGCTATGCTAAACAGTGTAAAGGGTGCTAGTGAGAAAATAGCCTTTTACACCAGATATGCAGTGCAGATTGGTATTGGAGTGCTACCTCCTAGTATAAATGAAAGTTTTGCTGGGTTTACCGTAAAAGGAGATACTATAAGATTTGGACTTACAGCACTAAAAAATGTAGGGGTAAATGTAATAGATAGCATTGTGAAAAATCGAGAAGAAAAAGGTAATTTCACGGGGTTCATGGATTTTTGCAATAAAATAGATACTTCCTGTGTAAGCAAAAGAGCAGTAGAAAGCCTTATTAAGGCAGGTGCCTTTGATGATTTCAAAATTCATAGGTCTCAACTTTTGGCAATCTATGAAAAAGTATTAGATGGAGTAAATAATGATAGAAAGAGAAATATATCGGGACAAATAAATTTATTTTTAGATTTTGAAAATGATTATAATAATTTCGAAATAGAGTATCCTAATATTAAAGAATTTAAAAAGAAACATCTTTTAGCTATGGAAAAAGAAATGACAGGGATATATTTATCTGGTCACCCATTAGACGAATATGAAGAGACTTTGAAAATACAGACGGATACAAGAATATCGGATATTGTTGTAGATGAAAGTCTTGAAGAAGGTAATGAACTATTGAATGAAAGCTTTAAACTCCAAGATGGTGATAAAGTTATTATTGGCGGCATAATATCGACTGTTTCAAAAAAAGTTACAAAAAATAATACAATGATGGCTTTTATTAGTCTAGAAGACCTATATGCAAGTGTGGAAGTAATAGTTTTTCCTAAGACCTTTGAAAAATATAAATCCTTAATAGAAGAGGATGAAATAGTAATAATAAAAGGAAGAGTAAGCATTAGGGAAGAGGAACAACCCAAGATATTATGTGAAGATATAAAACCACTTTTAAAGATTAACAGTGAAAAAATTTATATCTTGATAGAAAATGAAACTATGATGAAGGATACACTAAAAAAATTAAAGCAAAACTTGTCAATTTACAGGGGATATACTCCCGTATTTCTTTGTACAAAGGAGCCAAGAAAAATGTACGCTGTGGATAAAGCACTATGGCTCAATGAGGAAACTGATACTATGGAGGTTCTAAGAGGTATATTTGGTGAAAGCAACGTAAAAATACAATAA
- a CDS encoding Dabb family protein, which produces MFTHIVFFKLKSKEQVSEASNILLSMEGKIPQLKGLEVGVDVLHTERSYDLALVTRFDSLEDMNAYAVHEYHVNEVLKYLKPMLESSKVVDYEI; this is translated from the coding sequence ATGTTTACACACATAGTATTTTTCAAGTTAAAAAGTAAAGAGCAAGTGAGTGAGGCTAGTAATATTTTACTTAGTATGGAAGGTAAGATACCACAACTTAAGGGGCTAGAAGTGGGAGTGGATGTGCTACATACAGAGCGTTCTTATGATTTAGCTTTGGTTACTAGGTTCGATTCACTAGAGGATATGAATGCATATGCTGTACATGAGTATCATGTGAATGAGGTATTAAAATATTTAAAACCAATGCTGGAGTCTTCTAAAGTTGTGGATTATGAGATTTAA
- a CDS encoding DRTGG domain-containing protein, translated as MSKHEEIINYILSLDIGTKISVRGVSSELGLSDGTAYRAIKEAENMGIVKTVPRVGTVRVDKVDKKNIESLTYAEVINILDATILGGKEGINRSLNKFIIGAMDVGTISKYISPGYLLIVGNREEAQELALENEAAVLITGGFDCSNKIKALANEKGIPVLSSSYDTFTVASMINKAIYESMVKKEIILVEDVMDVNTTCLMGTDTVATWRKLMIETNHERYPVLDEHMKIIGIVTLRDLQGHDDENEQIHKIMNKNPICVTPKTTVAYAAHIMGWDGIKLCPVIDKKKLVGVLTIEHVIKAMEFSLRQPQVSETIEDLILKNFSCETDDERLHFNGQIIPQMLDPVGTASWSSLNMLLSTMGIMALRKNNNINISVDSIMAYFMKPVQMGSDIDIYTEVLDKGRNFSKVEISMYNRFKEPVAKAMISAKIFSK; from the coding sequence ATGTCAAAGCATGAAGAGATTATTAATTATATTCTTTCTCTAGATATTGGAACTAAAATCTCAGTAAGGGGTGTGAGTAGCGAACTCGGGCTTAGCGATGGTACAGCATATAGAGCTATAAAAGAAGCTGAAAATATGGGGATTGTTAAGACTGTACCTAGGGTTGGAACTGTAAGAGTAGACAAGGTAGATAAAAAGAACATTGAAAGCCTTACTTATGCTGAAGTCATAAACATTCTTGATGCAACGATTTTAGGTGGAAAAGAAGGTATAAACAGAAGTTTAAATAAATTTATAATAGGAGCTATGGACGTTGGAACAATTAGTAAATATATAAGTCCAGGTTACCTACTTATTGTTGGAAACCGGGAAGAGGCACAAGAACTTGCCCTTGAAAATGAAGCTGCAGTATTAATTACTGGAGGCTTTGATTGCAGCAATAAAATAAAGGCCTTGGCAAATGAAAAGGGTATTCCAGTATTGTCTTCATCTTATGATACGTTTACAGTGGCAAGCATGATAAATAAAGCTATTTATGAAAGCATGGTTAAAAAAGAAATTATTTTAGTTGAAGATGTGATGGATGTTAATACCACCTGTCTTATGGGTACTGACACTGTTGCTACCTGGAGAAAATTAATGATCGAAACTAATCATGAAAGATATCCAGTGCTAGATGAGCATATGAAGATTATTGGCATAGTTACATTGAGAGATCTACAGGGACATGATGACGAAAATGAACAAATACATAAAATTATGAATAAGAACCCTATATGCGTAACACCTAAAACAACAGTAGCTTATGCAGCTCATATTATGGGTTGGGATGGAATAAAGCTCTGTCCTGTGATTGATAAGAAGAAGTTAGTAGGAGTTCTAACTATAGAACATGTTATAAAAGCAATGGAGTTTTCTCTAAGGCAGCCTCAAGTATCGGAAACTATAGAGGATCTTATTTTGAAGAATTTTAGTTGTGAAACTGATGATGAGAGGCTCCATTTTAATGGCCAGATTATCCCTCAAATGTTAGACCCTGTTGGAACTGCTTCTTGGAGTTCACTTAATATGCTTTTATCAACAATGGGAATAATGGCACTCAGAAAAAATAACAATATCAATATTTCAGTAGATAGTATTATGGCATATTTTATGAAGCCTGTACAAATGGGTAGTGATATAGATATATATACAGAGGTTTTGGATAAGGGTAGAAATTTTTCTAAGGTAGAAATCAGTATGTACAATAGATTTAAGGAACCTGTGGCAAAGGCCATGATTTCCGCGAAAATATTTAGTAAATAA
- the whiA gene encoding DNA-binding protein WhiA, which yields MSFSSKVKNEICRFTEMSKKEAIAELAAIMKVSGTIGLGSNKQVNFQITTENPAIARLIFKLLKEHFAIHARLLVKRSNSLKKKNVYVVIITEEMGVKDLLKQVAVLEDENFFSVDYTIPERLIDAEECKRKYIRGAFLGGGSISNPEKNYHVEFVTHDSDYAEELCALINSYGLLSKIIQRKSSFVIYIKEGEQIVDLLNIIGAHNSLLFLENVRIMKEMRNNVNRLVNCETANLSKTVNASVRQVESIKLIQREVGFQRLPKNLREIAELRLDYPDESLKELGAMLEPPVGKSGINHRLRRIEKIAEELRKEGR from the coding sequence ATGTCATTTTCGTCTAAGGTTAAAAATGAAATTTGTAGATTTACAGAAATGAGTAAAAAAGAGGCCATTGCAGAACTGGCGGCTATAATGAAGGTTAGTGGAACTATTGGACTTGGTTCAAATAAACAGGTAAATTTTCAAATAACCACTGAAAATCCTGCAATAGCAAGACTTATATTTAAATTATTAAAAGAACATTTTGCCATTCATGCTAGATTACTAGTTAAGAGAAGTAATTCTCTTAAGAAAAAGAATGTTTATGTGGTTATAATTACAGAAGAAATGGGTGTTAAGGACCTATTAAAGCAAGTGGCAGTACTAGAAGACGAGAACTTTTTTTCCGTAGATTATACTATACCAGAAAGATTAATTGACGCTGAAGAATGCAAACGTAAATATATAAGAGGTGCCTTTTTAGGTGGGGGAAGTATTAGTAATCCAGAGAAAAACTACCATGTAGAATTTGTTACACATGATAGTGATTATGCAGAGGAGCTTTGCGCTCTTATTAATAGTTATGGGCTATTATCAAAGATAATACAACGAAAAAGTAGTTTTGTAATTTATATTAAAGAGGGCGAGCAGATTGTTGACCTGCTTAATATAATTGGTGCCCATAACTCCTTATTATTCCTGGAGAATGTTAGAATAATGAAGGAAATGAGAAACAATGTAAATAGGCTTGTTAATTGCGAAACCGCCAATCTTAGTAAAACCGTAAATGCATCTGTAAGGCAAGTAGAAAGCATTAAATTAATACAAAGGGAAGTAGGTTTCCAAAGGCTTCCTAAAAATTTAAGGGAGATTGCGGAGTTAAGACTAGATTACCCGGATGAATCACTAAAGGAGCTTGGTGCAATGCTTGAGCCTCCAGTGGGGAAATCAGGAATTAATCATAGATTAAGAAGAATAGAAAAGATTGCTGAAGAATTAAGGAAAGAAGGAAGGTAA